A DNA window from Deltaproteobacteria bacterium contains the following coding sequences:
- a CDS encoding flavodoxin domain-containing protein → MGKMTRREFILNSSMIAGGTLGGLAMGSGVFTPPQALSAEIKFPESSCQAKKKSKKKILIGYASFCGSTGEVAEALGRELCQQGAQVDIRVLKNVRDISSYDGAVLGSSVRSASWLPEAIEFVQNNQERLSRIPVAFFLTCLALYKDTEESRRVAGSYMNPVLKSAPSVQPVDLGLFAGVLDYSKLTIMYRMIMKSKMKDRGVPEGDFRNWEAIQAWARAIYPSLSVG, encoded by the coding sequence ATGGGGAAAATGACTCGAAGGGAATTTATCCTGAACAGTTCGATGATTGCCGGAGGAACCCTTGGAGGCCTGGCCATGGGGAGTGGGGTATTTACACCCCCCCAAGCCTTAAGTGCAGAAATTAAATTTCCGGAATCAAGCTGCCAGGCCAAAAAGAAAAGCAAAAAGAAAATCCTGATCGGCTATGCCAGTTTTTGCGGATCTACCGGCGAAGTGGCTGAGGCTTTAGGGCGGGAGTTGTGTCAACAAGGGGCCCAGGTTGATATACGAGTCCTAAAAAACGTTAGGGATATTTCTTCCTATGACGGAGCCGTCTTGGGCAGCTCGGTGCGTAGTGCGTCCTGGCTGCCCGAGGCTATTGAATTCGTGCAAAACAACCAGGAGAGGTTGAGCCGGATCCCGGTGGCCTTCTTTTTGACCTGCCTGGCCTTATATAAGGATACCGAGGAAAGTCGCAGGGTAGCCGGGAGTTATATGAATCCGGTTCTCAAATCTGCACCTTCCGTTCAACCGGTTGACCTGGGGTTATTTGCGGGGGTATTGGATTACAGTAAATTAACTATTATGTATCGCATGATCATGAAATCAAAAATGAAAGACCGGGGTGTACCGGAAGGTGACTTCCGAAACTGGGAGGCCATCCAGGCCTGGGCAAGGGCCATTTATCCTTCTTTGTCAGTCGGTTAG